From Penicillium psychrofluorescens genome assembly, chromosome: 6, one genomic window encodes:
- a CDS encoding uncharacterized protein (ID:PFLUO_008920-T1.cds;~source:funannotate), whose product MDVFHAYTYSTAGWLSLQSVPLIAGPSMIIAMLLDESRPASAMEIYFARSLGISLLTVAALTVMLTGTIPLTSSISSPVTTENSDPKAPYALPTLMVTSAFHAVAAFYAYTWYATGGQGTFAVGVAGHALLASVGLWCVLFASGDGKISRRTGADKRTTGFPFANSEAAKKKAGKGL is encoded by the exons ATGGAT GTCTTCCACGCCTACACCTACTCGACTGCCGGATGGCTCTCGCTGCAGAGCGTACCCTTGATAGCCGGCCCCAGCATGATCATCGCCATGCTGCTAGATGAATCACGTCCTGCTTCTG CAATGGAAATCTACTTCGCCCGCAGCCTCGGCATCAGCCTACTCACCGTCGCCGCACTCACCGTGATGCTCACGGGCACCATCCCGCTcacctcctcgatctcctcgcccgTCACAACCGAGAACTCTGATCCCAAGGCCCCCTATGCCTTGCCCACATTGATGGTAACCTCGGCGTTCCACGCTGTCGCTGCTTTCTATGCGTATACCTGGTACGCCACTGGTGGACAGGGTACGTTCGCTGTTGGGGTTGCGGGACACGCCCTTCTGGCGTCGGTTGGACTGTGGTGTGTGCTCTTTGCTAGTGGGGATGGTAAGATCAGTCGTAGGACCGGAGCGGATAAGAGGACGACGGGGTTTCCGTTTGCGAACTCTgaggcggcgaagaagaaggcgggcAAGGGGCTGTAG
- a CDS encoding uncharacterized protein (ID:PFLUO_008921-T1.cds;~source:funannotate), producing MASPAVSVVCVGMAGSGKTTFMQRINSHLHSKNTVPYVMNLDPAVHSVPFDSNIDIRDSINYKEVMKQYNLGPNGGILTSLNLFATKVDQIISLLEKRTAPNPSKPSAKPIEHILVDTPGQIEVFVWSASGSILLETLASSFPTVIAYIIDTPRASSTSTFMSNMLYACSILYKTKLPMILVFNKTDVKDAEFAKEWMADFDAFQQALREEEESGSFGTEGGAGGFGAGSGYMGSLLNSMSLMLEEFYRHLSVVGVSSMTGDGVDEFFEAVEEKRQEFERDYKPELERKKKEREESKASQRELELGKLMQDMNVSGSGRRPRREPAPEPETVSEAEEEDEIIKQGLADGEDDSDEDYEDPGAGNDDALSQRYQQALSGSQNTPSDADNSFTRYLRASHINQG from the exons ATGGCGTCCCCGGCAGTGTCCGTGGTCTGTGTGGGCATGGCCG GCTCCGGCAAGACCACCTTCATGCAACGGATCAATTCCCACTTGCACTCGAAGAACACAGTGCCGTATGTGATGAACCTGGATCCCGCGGTGCACTCGGTGCCTTTTGATAGCAATATCGATATCCGCGATTCGATCAACTACAAGGAAGTGATGAAGCAGTACAACCTGGGTCCCAACGGTGGGATCCTCACATCGCTCAACCTCTTCGCCACCAAAGTCGACCAGATCATCTccctgctggagaagcgCACGGCACCAAATCCCAGCAAGCCATCTGCAAAACCTATTGAGCATATCCTCGTCGACACCCCGGGCCAGATCGAAGTGTTCGTCTGGAGCGCCTCGGGGAGCATTCTGCTCGAGACCCTTGCTTCCTCTTTCCCCACGGTCATCGCATACATCATCGACACTCCGCGCGCCAGTTCTACCAGTACATTCATGAGCAACATGCTGTACGCCTGCAGTATTCTCTACAAGACCAAGCTCCCGATGATTTTAGTGTTCAACAAGACAGACGTCAAAGATGCCGAGTTCGCAAAGGAATGGATGGCCGACTTTGATGCCTTCCAGCAGGCtctgcgcgaggaggaggaatcggGATCCTTTGGCACGGAGGGCGGAGCTGGCGGTTTCGGCGCGGGAAGTGGATACATGGGCTCGCTTCTGAACAGCATGAGCCTCATGCTCGAAGAGTTCTACCGACACCTGAGTGTGGTAGGGGTGAGCTCCATGACCGGCgacggggtggatgagtTCTTTGAGGCCGTGGAAGAAAAACGCCAAGAATTCGAGCGCGACTACAAGCCGGAActggagcgcaagaagaaggagcgggAAGAAAGCAAGGCCTCGCAGCGGGAACTGGAACTGGGCAAGCTGATGCAGGATATGAATGTCTCTGGCTCCGGCCGCCGACCACGCCGGGAGCCCGCGCCGGAGCCGGAGACTGTGAgtgaggccgaggaagaagatgagatTATCAAGCAGGGGCTGGCGGATGGGGAggacgacagcgacgaggattATGAGGATCCTGGGGCTGGCAACGATGATGCGCTCTCGCAGCGGTACCAGCAAGCTCTGTCGGGCAGTCAAAATACGCCATCAGATGCGGACAACAGCTTCACGCGGTATCTGCGGGCGAGCCATATCAACcaaggatga
- a CDS encoding uncharacterized protein (ID:PFLUO_008922-T1.cds;~source:funannotate): MTLEDFEKNLAEDKEKQHEKSDRERHHRDRDRSRDRSRHHRHHRSSNHHESRHRDRESERESRHKDDSGHRHKRSRHSGAEEHDHAHKRRHRSSKDDGKDDAPKTVVQEELSQLKRDAWMEAPSALEVDYVHRPDTTRLEEESNKPKMLQADYELKIHDRELNKHLRDLNEGKALEDVEEEPAQHEVDYTFGDSGSQWRMTKLKGVYREAEASGKPVEEIAEERFGDLRSFDDAREEETELDRRKMYGQSYVGKEKPSGELFQERKLQNNVRRGPLEHVHDPELELQAEGQGKQMDVEQPSHTTQHLDLTALNRLKAQMMKAKLRKAPDAAELEDKYNAAAAAMANRKESDVVVLGVMENRMLAGSRNEVKPIETKRGIERGQVQENEDMSIEDMVREERRNRGQIGGEGQRLAERISRDSKFENELEYMDDNASKLARRVHRSEIDIKNSTVNDFRKMNQILDNCPLCHHEDTNTPPIAPVVSLATRVFLTLPTEPEISEGGATIVPIQHRRNLMECDDDEWEEIRNFMKSLTRMYHDQGRDVIFYENAAQPQRKRHASMEVVPLPYSLGETSPAFFKEAILSSDSEWSQHRKLIDTLAKSKQGLGRSAFRRTLVKEMPYFHVWFELDGGLGHVVEDEHRWPRGDLFAREVIGGMLDVAPDVIKRQGRWQRGADRRTDGFRKRWRKFDWTRVLVEGPKILLLGNIDHALPSWNALSDLGELVRPTATNRTEFLEECRAGKLDGVVAAYRTFFSTSITGLVDEEVVNALPSSLKYLAHCGAGYDQVDVHACSARSPPIRVSNVPTAVDDATADVTMFLIIGALRNFNTGMHALREGKWRGQPAPPLGHDPQGKVLGILGMGGIGRNLKNKAEAFGMTVVYHNRRKLSEELAAGAKYVSFEELLEGSDVISLNLPLNKHTRHIIGKAEFAKMKDGVVVVNTARGAVIDEAALVDALDSGKVFSAGLDVFEDEPKVHPGLVSNRNVILVPHMGTWTKETLTAMEKWAIENIRQALETGTMKSPVPEQADL, encoded by the exons ATGACCCTCGAAGATTTTGAGAAAAACCTGgcggaggacaaggagaagcaaCACGAGAAGAGCGACCGGGAACGACACCATCGAGATCGCGACCGCAGCAGAGATCGCTCACGACACCACCGTCACCACCGCTCCAGCAATCACCACGAGTCCCGACACAGAGACCGGGAGAGCGAGCGCGAATCCCGGCACAAAGATGACAGTGGACATCGGCATAAGCGATCGCGTCACTCCGGGGCAGAGGAGCATGACCATGCGCATAAACGCCGACATCGATCCAGCAAAGACGACGGCAAGGATGATGCTCCCAAGACAGTGGTCCAGGAGGAGCTCAGCCAGCTGAAGCGGGATGCCTGGATGGAAGCGCCCTCCGCCCTAGAAGTCGACTACGTGCATCGTCCGGACACGACGCGCCTCGAAGAGGAGTCGAACAAACCCAAAATGCTCCAGGCCGATTATGAGCTCAAGATCCACGACCGCGAGCTCAACAAACATCTGCGAGACCTTAACGAGGGCAAAGCGCTCGAGGATGTCGAAGAGGAGCCTGCGCAGCATGAGGTGGATTACACATTTGGAGATTCCGGGTCGCAATGGCGAATGACGAAGCTCAAAGGCGTCTACAGAGAAGCCGAAGCTAGCGGCAAACcggtggaggagatcgccGAGGAACGATTTGGAGATCTCCGTTCATTTGATGATGCTCGGGAAGAGGAAACCGAGCTGGATCGTCGCAAGATGTACGGTCAATCCTACGTGGGCAAGGAGAAGCCCAGTGGCGAGCTGTTCCAGGAGAGGAAGCTCCAGAACAACGTGCGGAGGGGACCACTGGAACATGTTCACGACCCTGAGCTGGAGCTTCAGGCCGAGGGCCAGGGTAAGCAGATGGACGTGGAGCAACCCTCGCACACAACCCAGCATCTCGATCTCACGGCATTGAACCGCCTGAAAGCTCAAATGATGAAAGCGAAGCTCAGGAAAGCTCCcgatgccgccgagctggaagacaAGTATAAcgcggcggccgcggccatGGCCAATCGCAAGGAATCCGACGTCGTGGTTCTCGGTGTGATGGAGAATCGGATGCTGGCTGGCTCCAGGAATGAAGTCAAGCCTATCGAAACGAAAAGGGGAATCGAGCGCGGCCAGGTGCAAGAAAACGAGGACATGAGCATTGAAGACATGGTCCGCGAGGAACGCAGGAACCGCGGCCAGATCGGCGGCGAAGGACAGCGGCTAGCCGAGCGGATCTCGCGCGATTCCAAGTTCGAG AATGAGCTAGAGTACATGGACGACAATGCTTCCAAGCTGGCTCGACGGGTGCATCGGTCTGAAATCGACATCAAGAACTCGACCGTCAATGATTTCCGCAAGATGAATCAGATCTTGGACAACTGCCCGCTGTGCCATCACGAAGACACCAACACGCCGCCGATCGCACCGGTAGTATCGCTCGCAACCAGAGTCTTCCTGACACTCCCCACCGAGCCCGAAATCAGCGAAGGCGGCGCTACCATCGTACCCATCCAACACCGACGGAACCTGATGGAATGCGACGACGATGAATGGGAGGAGATCCGAAACTTCATGAAGAGCCTGACCCGCATGTACCACgaccaaggccgagatgTAATCTTCTACGAGAACGCAGCGCAGCCCCAGCGCAAACGACACGCGTCTATGGAGGTGGTACCATTACCATACAGCCTGGGAGAGACCTcgccggccttcttcaaggAAGCCATTCTCAGCTCCGACTCGGAATGGTCGCAGCACCGCAAACTCATCGATACCCTCGCCAAGTCCAAGCAAGGGCTCGGACGGTCCGCATTCCGCCGCACgctggtcaaggagatgcCCTACTTCCACGTTTGGTTCGAGCTTGACGGCGGGCTGGGCCATGTTGTCGAGGACGAACACCGCTGGCCTCGAGGGGACCTGTTCGCGCGAGAGGTCATTGGGGGTATGCTGGATGTTGCGCCGGATGTGATCAAGCGGCAGGGACGCTGGCAGAGGGGTGCCGATCGACGGACGGATGGGTTCAGGAAGCGATGGAGGAAGTTTGACTGGACTCGTGTGCTCGTCGAGGG GCCCAAGATTCTGCTCCTGGGCAATATCGACCA CGCTCTCCCCTCCTGGAATGCATTGAGCGACCTCGGCGAGCTTGTGCGACCAACCGCGACCAACCGCACCGAGTTCCTCGAGGAATGCCGCGCCGGCAAACTCGACGGCGTGGTCGCCGCCTACCggaccttcttctccaccagtATCACAGGGCTAGTCGATGAGGAAGTGGTGAATGCATTGCCGAGTTCATTGAAGTATCTCGCCCACTGCG GGGCCGGATACGACCAAGTCGACGTACACGCCTGCAGCGCGCGCAGCCCTCCCATCCGAGTCTCCAACGTGCCCACAGCAGTTGACGACGCAACCGCGGACGTAACCATGTTCCTAATCATCGGCGCACTGCGCAATTTCAACACGGGCATGCACGCCCTGCGCGAAGGCAAATGGCGCGGCcagcctgcgccgccgctcGGCCATGACCCGCAGGGCAAGGTGCTGGGTATTCtggggatgggcgggatTGGTCGCAACTTGAAAAATAAGGCCGAGGCGTTTGGGATGACGGTTGTTTATCATAACCGTCGGAAGCTGAGCGAGGagcttgctgctggggcAAAGTATGTTTCTTTTGAGGAATTGTTGGAGGGTAGTGATGTGATTAGTTTGAATCTGCCGTTGAAC AAACACACCCGCCACATCATCGGCAAGGCCGAATTCGCTAAAATGAAAGATGGCGTGGTGGTCGTGAACACCGCGCGCGGGGCAGTCATTGATGAAGCGGCGCTGGTCGATGCCCTGGATAGCGGCAAGGTGTTCTCGGCTGGGCTAGATGTCTTCGAGGATGAGCCCAAAGTTCATCCGGGCCTGGTGAGCAACCGAAATGTCATCCTGGTGCCGCATATGGGCACCTGGACGAAAGAGACCCTGACGGCGATGGAGAAGTGGGCGATTGAGAATATCCGCCAGGCGCTGGAGACGGGGACGATGAAGAGCCCTGTACCTGAGCAGGCGGATCTGTAG
- a CDS encoding uncharacterized protein (ID:PFLUO_008923-T1.cds;~source:funannotate) yields MAEYWKSAPRHWCKQCKIFIRDTPFEKTQHEASGKHQSALKRFLREIHKDNEIKTRESQRAKSEVERLRQSVAGSGGDSKGVASSRSAVPTPPATRKQPDRPVSIDERKKQMAQLADMGIAVPQEYRADMAVAGEWQTMSETKIDDESAKLSVGVRKRKLEGEEEEDEHAPEPFVSKAWGSRMRVYPGAQEETDEGLDALLASTKDIKKTKTAPETEKQADEAAGQDTKDDGEAHADAQVLVQAKTAGGSEIVEPKTEEEEVKGEEAAPVFKKRKPKVMRR; encoded by the exons ATGGCCGAATACTGGAAGTCCGCA CCCCGGCACTGGTGCAAGCAGTGCAAGATCTTCATCCGCGACACACCCTTCGAAAAGACGCAACACGAAGCAAGCGGCAAGCACCAATCGGCCCTCAAGCGCTTCCTCCGCGAAATTCACAAGGACAATGAGATTAAGACGCGCGAGTCGCAGCGCGCGAAAAGCGAGGTCGAGCGGCTGCGCCAGTCCGTGGCGGGGAGTGGTGGGGACTCCAAGGGCGTTGCGTCGTCGCGGAGCGCAgttccaacaccaccggcaaCCCGGAAACAGCCCGATCGCCCCGTTAGCATAGACGAGAGGAAAAAGCAGATGGCGCAGCTGGCTGATATGGGGATTGCCGTTCCGCAGGAGTACAGGGCTGATATGGCCGTGGCGGGCGAGTGGCAGACCATGTCCGAGACCAAGATTGACGACGAGTCGGCCAAGTTGTCGGTCGGTGTGCGTAAGCGCAAGctggagggggaggaggaagaggacgagcATGCGCCGGAACCGTTTGTGAGCAAGGCCTGGGGCTCGCGGATGAGAGTGTACCCCGGTGCTCAGGAGGAAACCGACGAGGGCTTGGATGCTCTTCTGGCTTCAACGAAGGATAtcaagaagacgaagacTGCGCCGGAGACAGAGAAACAGGCGGATGAGGCTGCTGGCCAAGACACGAAAGATGATGGAGAAGCGCACGCGGATGCGCAGGTCCTGGTCCAGGCTAAGACCGCGGGTGGATCGGAGATCGTGGAGCCGAAGactgaagaggaggaggtgaaggGGGAAGAGGCTGCGCCGGTgttcaagaagcgcaaaCCCAAGGTCATGAGGAGATAG
- a CDS encoding uncharacterized protein (ID:PFLUO_008924-T1.cds;~source:funannotate) has translation MVDLTDSSAPPGKSTPSPETANAPVAETSQPPVQSVEETSGENELPTETQQSPTVTEQPVTNQQPADGDNSMQETSESTPVTDAKPSGGASGATAESTLPAFDTSLPSVGSTAAEDLSLPATDTNLPSLDSSLPAIGTDIPTMDGFHHDGQASQHANPGHDQSGHSNGPGSYQQPSNGTYQYSQSPSTPQNGGQQASQQHQFQQQPYQQQSPEMYHNPGGFTPANASQGNTPSTMSPMASMGQYMAGYPSDADAQMRYQLPDDPSKMSSRHKKEVKRRTKTGCLTCRKRRIKCDEGHPVCRNCVKSKRECLGYDPVFRPQASTPSAIQPAAPNPPPSLVVNPQGPPSSSAPAYPSAPPGYVPATSQPYAPALQSLSPSTSADQYDPGTTIDPSLGANHPTNTADMQNSNNPRPQGMDPVYKSKNLLMTDLIALRGIAPPAPHPIGTLPPGRLEEIQAVFLATYAPAIDKFLEVKWYSEKALSTLMADQQLMADYSALIEAFNGWDLNEHESIARLESFEASVIWRSMILCRQIPDAVNGQFGTDWNLLVACARLNVIEALLTWNHLDPNPLSRDMFRDAARPPSPPDQFMHRQLDFWDEVGEFLTLHDNEASSAKEIDDTLSRCRALLDTYENRDIIYSIAIARHLGQRWADFPNTLPKVGSTTEKEAGTKLYVAQKFLEDEAEGKGTTQIYKRICCMAVRSWWCARE, from the exons ATGGTGGACCTGACAGACTCCAGCGCCCCTCCCGGCAAATCGACTCCCTCGCCGGAGACAGCCAATGCGCCCGTGGCAGAGACTAGCCAGCCTCCAGTGCAATCTGTGGAGGAGACCTCGGGGGAGAATGAGCTCCCAACGGAAACCCAGCAGTCCCCCACGGTGACTGAGCAGCCGGTCACAAACCAGCAACCCGCAGATGGAGACAATTCGATGCAAGAGACTAGCGAGTCTACGCCGGTGACAGATGCCAAACCCTCTGGTGGCGCGTCCGGAGCGACGGCCGAGTCAACTCTCCCGGCGTTTGATACTTCACTCCCATCGGTGGGCTCAACGGCAGCGGAAGACCTGTCCCTTCCTGCCACTGACACAAATTTGCCGAGCCTGGACTCCTCTCTGCCGGCCATTGGAACAGACATTCCTACGATGGATGGATTTCACCATGACGGCCAGGCCAGCCAGCATGCGAACCCTGGACACGACCAGTCCGGGCACTCCAATGGTCCCGGCTCGTATCAGCAACCATCCAATGGCACATATCAGTATTCGCAGAGCCCTTCGACACCGCAAAATGGGGGGCAGCAGGcttcgcagcagcatcagttccagcagcagccttACCAGCAACAGAGCCCGGAGATGTACCACAACCCCGGGGGCTTCACTCCCGCCAACGCGAGCCAGGGCAATACGCCATCGACCATGTCTCCGATGGCCTCCATGGGCCAATACATGGCTGGGTACCCGTCGGATGCCGATGCGCAGATGCGGTACCAACTGCCCGATGACCCGAGCAAGATGAGCAGCCGACACAAGAAAGAAGTTAAACGACGGACCAAGACTGGGTGTTTAACGTGTCGAAAACGCCGAATTAAG TGCGACGAAGGTCACCCGGTCTGCCGAAATTGTGTCAAGAGCAAACGTGAATGCTTAGGCTACGACCCCGTGTTTCGCCCTCAGGCATCCACCCCGTCGGCCATCCAGCCTGCTGCGCCTAATCCCCCGCCGTCGCTGGTCGTCAACCCTCAAGgccctccctcttcctctgcacCCGCCTATCCCTCTGCGCCTCCAGGGTACGTGCCCGCGACCTCCCAGCCATACGCGCCCGCTCTCCAGTCCCTGTCGCCGAGCACCTCCGCCGACCAGTACGACCCTGGGACCACCATTGACCCTTCACTGGGCGCAAATCACCCAACCAACACCGCAGACATGCAAAATTCAAACAATCCGCGGCCTCAGGGCATGGACCCTGTTTACAAAT CCAAAAACCTTCTCATGACCGACCTGATCGCTCTCCGAGGCATTGCGCCTCCTGCTCCCCACCCCATTGGCACCCTCCCCCCCGGTCGTTTGGAGGAAATCCAGGCCGTCTTCTTGGCAACATACGCCCCCGCGATCGACAAGTTTCTCGAAGTGAAATGGTACTCCGAAAAAGCGCTGTCGACTCTTATGGCAGACCAGCAACTCATGGCGGACTATTCGGCGTTGATCGAAGCATTCAACGGGTGGGACCTCAACGAACACGAAAGTATCGCTCGCCTGGAGAGCTTTGAGGCCTCGGTGATCTGGCGGAGTATGATCCTATGTCGCCAAATACCAGACGCAGTGAACGGGCAGTTCGGCACAGACTGGAACCTGCTGGTGGCATGTGCGCGCCTCAACGTGATCGAAGCTCTCCTGACATGGAACCACCTGGATCCCAATCCCTTGTCCCGGGACATGTTCAGGGATGCGGCCAGGCCGCCCAGCCCACCAGACCAGTTCATGCACCGCCAACTGGATTTCTGGGACGAGGTTGGCGAGTTCCTGACGCTGCATGACAACGAAGCCAGCTCGGCCAAGGAGATCGATGACACGCTCTCCCGCTGCCGAGCCCTGCTGGACACGTACGAGAACCGCGATATCATCTACTCAATCGCCATCGCGCGTCATCTGGGTCAGCGCTGGGCGGACTTTCCAAACACCTTGCCCAAGGTCGGCTCCACGACCGAAAAAGAAGCGGGCACCAAGCTTTACGT